The Apostichopus japonicus isolate 1M-3 chromosome 20, ASM3797524v1, whole genome shotgun sequence genome contains a region encoding:
- the LOC139961706 gene encoding uncharacterized protein, protein MGDVIQTRTGRSGKPWWILKKRKNETLKKKKKRKGAKVAGKDPQSSLTDQVTSGKDVEKKTEGEAQVASGKETDKYVSKQARKRKQKRQEKLNQKLETKDKLRSDKQLKKRKRQFKKKKRKEEETVGKNTETDSKEKMKIEEGGNEEGKTPDRKGQKDVEKLERSSKRKGAHLNGKTEKKAVKDVDGGKVSVEISGDRSADSETTPEIDSNWRNLMKSINYQPPEKKKKLAKAMDHKPEIWFDDVDPELMDEEDRQGLSDDLNKVLHHGKGNPNLNKGSESAGLTKYVGLDCEMVGIGPNGKENMLARVSIVNQHGLCIYDKFVAPQEEVTNFRSEVTGITSKDLQNADNFSLVQEEVSSILKGRILVGHALHNDLKVLFLTHPKSMIRDTSTYKKFKEMSKGNKPKLKKLSEMVLKVRIQEGAHNSVQDAQAAMKLFMLHRINWEKELAKQGWRKLKIKTNQEAEVLISAPSGLPNTEI, encoded by the exons ATGGGTGATGTCATCCAAACCAGAACAGGAAGAAGTGGCAAACCTTGGTGGATtttgaagaagaggaagaatgagacattgaagaagaagaagaagcgtAAAGGCGCAAAAGTAGCCGGAAAGGACCCACAGAGCAGTTTGACCGATCAGGTGACATCTGGTAAAGACgttgaaaagaaaactgaagGCGAGGCACAGGTTGCCAGTGGTAAAGAAACTGACAAATACGTGAGCAAACAAGCCAGGAAAAGGAAACAGAAACGTCAAGAAAAACTGAACCAAAAATTGGAGACAAAAGATAAATTACGGTCAGATAAACAACTCAAGAAGAGAAAGAGGCAgttcaagaaaaagaagagaaaggagGAGGAGACAGTTGGCAAGAATACAGAGACGGATAGCAAAGAGAAGATGAAAATTGAAGAAGGAGGTAATGAAGAGGGTAAGACTCCTGACCGTAAAGGGCAGAAAGATGTTGAAAAGTTAGAAAGAAGTAGCAAGAGAAAAGGTGCTCATTTGAATGGAAAAACTGAGAAGAAGGCGGTCAAAGATGTGGACGGTGGGAAAGTTTCTGTAGAGATATCAGGTGATAGGTCAGCTGACTCGGAGACAACACCAGAAATTGATAGCAACTGGAGAAATCTAATGAAG AGCATCAATTATCAACCacctgaaaagaagaaaaaattagccAAAGCCATGGACCA CAAACCGGAGATCTGGTTTGATGATGTTGATCCTGAGCTGATGGACGAGGAAGATAGACAGGGATTGTCGGATGATTTGAATAAAGTATTGCATCATGGGAAGGGAAATCCAAATCTAAACAAAGGATCCGAATCAGCCGG GTTGACAAAGTATGTCGGTTTAGATTGTGAGATGGTTGGTATCGGTCCCAACGGCAAAGAAAACATGCTAGCTCGAGTCTCCATCGTGAACCAACATGGACTCTGCATTTACGACAAGTTTGTTGCTCCACAAGAGGAAGTCACCAACTTTCGGAGTGAGGTGACCGGCATCACCTCCAAGGATCTGCAAAACG CTGATAATTTCTCATTGGTTCAGGAGGAAGTGTCCAGCATTTTGAAAGGTAGAATTCTAGTGGGTCATGCCTTACACAATGACTTGAAG GTACTATTCTTAACTCACCCTAAGTCGATGATTCGGGATACATCGACCTACAAGAAGTTTAAAGAGATGAGCAAG GGAAATAAGCCAAAGCTGAAAAAGCTCTCTGAGATGGTTTTGAAAGTTCGAATACAGGAGGGGGCACATAATTCC GTGCAAGATGCCCAGGCAGCGATGAAACTGTTTATGCTACATCGAATCAACTGGGAGAAAGAATTAGCCAAGCAAGGCTGGAGGAAACTTAAGATCAAAACCAACCAGGAGGCAGAAGTATTGATATCAGCACCAAGCGGTTTACCAAATACAGAAATCTAG
- the LOC139961707 gene encoding uncharacterized protein: MDGARAGTSLTRSEDDEKPRKRKHRDAGAVLARKRFENIVKRSAYLRKWTGIINNAEKNKLINCEKQMLKTQKINELKISRYKEQLKQELYEMAAAKKALKLHSVLEEDDRAEQRRKVERYAARGRYQYAIRNETKVQKETMESFNERKDTAKKLLAPARRQSMVALTNGELMGSADPENYLKVGRKLSKIDIRDDLYYSSSDEEDTELVGEVKMSSLLTQQNFDTEGRRRRQKSSKSVGTSPGINLTKLRHELGPELRKQLDAIFIDDPDYQMSPLMRVGTASADSTGQIPTSDDTATSSTIRIDADEGEMEDETDLNVIQEDKEKTPRLKLPPLKADRNILSSIVSRPNVAKPMLSTVAESETIQSSTYN, encoded by the coding sequence ATGGACGGTGCAAGAGCGGGAACGTCATTGACCAGATCGGAAGACGACGAAAAACCCCGTAAACGAAAACATCGCGATGCTGGAGCGGTGCTTGCGCGAAAACGGTTCGAGAATATCGTAAAGCGTTCTGCTTATTTAAGGAAATGGACTGGGATTATCAACAATGCGGAGAAgaataaattaatcaattgtGAGAAACAAATGCTAAAAACTCAGAAAATTAACGAACTGAAGATATCGCGGTATAAAGAACAGCTGAAACAGGAACTCTACGAAATGGCGGCCGCGAAGAAAGCACTAAAACTTCATTCGGTGCTGGAAGAGGACGATCGCGCGGAGCAACGACGAAAAGTAGAGCGATACGCAGCACGGGGACGATATCAGTACGCCATAAGAAACGAGACCAAAGTCCAAAAGGAAACGATGGAATCTTTTAACGAACGCAAAGATACGGCAAAGAAGCTTCTAGCGCCGGCTAGACGGCAAAGTATGGTCGCACTCACAAATGGCGAGTTGATGGGTTCCGCCGACCCAGAGAATTATTTGAAAGTTGGTCGGAAATTGAGCAAAATCGACATTAGGGACGATTTATATTATTCCAGCTCCGATGAGGAAGATACCGAACTCGTCGGGGAAGTTAAGATGAGTAGTTTGCTGACTCAACAAAATTTTGACACGGAGGGAAGACGGCGGCGACAAAAATCGTCGAAATCCGTCGGAACATCACCGGGAATAAATTTGACGAAATTACGTCACGAACTCGGTCCCGAATTACGTAAACAACTCGACGCTATTTTCATCGACGATCCGGATTACCAGATGTCACCGCTTATGCGAGTCGGTACCGCCTCGGCAGATTCAACCGGTCAGATACCGACCTCTGACGATACCGCGACATCGTCCACGATAAGGATAGATGCAGACGAAGGTGAGATGGAGGACGAGACTGACTTGAATGTGATACAGGAAGATAAAGAAAAGACACCGAGATTAAAGCTTCCTCCTCTCAAAGCAGATAGAAATATTCTGTCATCTATAGTGTCTAGACCAAATGTTGCCAAGCCAATGTTGAGTACGGTTGCGGAAAGCGAGACTATTCAAAGTAGTACTTACAACTGA
- the LOC139961713 gene encoding uncharacterized protein has protein sequence MAYNEHVIVVLGLLILFAGIPSNGSPTEKKRQKRHVEGSSGASFPDVSAMLQSQSQIQSAYFLGQCLMCPPGPQGPPGQQGTQGMPGRDGRDAILVGLPSTVDKEQPVPADVPGPSDGASPVGAMYTRWGRTSCPEGSELIYEGVMAGSHYTHAGGAADYLCLSKDPIFNSPTAGFQYNTYLYGVEYETGSSPLYPNLQNFEAPCAVCLAPSKSVALILPGRNQCPDNSQGRNWRLEYKGFIMSQHHSHPRTMHVCVDGDAEGISRTHGDHNGALLYIVEATCATGGGIPCPPYTEGYEVTCAVCTL, from the exons ATGGCTTATAACGAGCACGTAATCGTGGTTCTTGGTTTACTAATATTATTTGCTGGTATCCCTTCAAACGGTTCTCCGACAGAAAAG AAACGACAGAAGCGACACGTTGAAGGTTCATCCGGGGCCAGTTTCCCAG ATGTTTCTGCCATGTTGCAGTCACAGAGTCAAATCCAATCGGCGTATTTTCTGGGTCAATGTCTCATGTGTCCTCCGGGTCCACAAGGCCCACCAGGTCAACAAGGTACCCAAGGCATGCCTGGAAGGGACGGAAGAGACGCAATTCTTGTAGGATTACCTTCGACTG TTGATAAAGAGCAACCGGTCCCCGCAGATGTGCCCGGGCCTTCGGATGGTGCCTCTCCAGTGGGAGCAATGTATACAAGGTGGGGTCGCACATCATGTCCAGAAGGATCGGAGCTCATATATGAGG GAGTGATGGCGGGCTCCCACTACACTCATGCTGGTGGAGCTGCCGACTACCTCTGTTTGTCCAAGGATCCCATATTCAACAGCCCCACTGCCGGGTTTCAATATAACACTTACCTATATGGGGTAGAATATGAGACCGGAAGCTCCCCATTGTACCCAAATTTGCAGAACTTCGAGGCCCCATGTGCTGTTTGTTTAGCGCCTTCCAAATCCGTTGCCCTTATTTTGCCTGGACGGAATCAGTGTCCAGATAATTCACAGGGCAGGA ATTGGCGATTGGAGTACAAGGGATTTATAATGTCTCAGCATCACTCGCATCCCCGAACGATGCATGTCTGTGTCGATGGAGATGCGGAAGGAATATCCCGTACCCACGGGGACCATAACGGGGCATTGTTATACATCGTTGAGGCTACTTGTGCAACTGGTGGCGGAATACCGTGTCCACCTTATACCGAGGGATATGAAGTGACTTGTGCTGTCTGTACTTTGTAG